acctatatgcaggtcaggaaacaacagttagaactggacatggaacaacagactggttccaaataggaaaaggaggacgtcaaggctgtatattgtcaccctgcttatttaacttctatgcagagtacatcatgagaaacgctggactggaagaaacacaagctggaatcaagattggcgggagaaatatcaataacctcagatatgcagatgacaccacccttatggcagaaagtgaagaggaactaaaaagcctcttgatgaaagtgaaagaggagagtgaaaaagttggcttaaagctcaacattcagaaaacgaagatcatggcctccggtcccatcacttcatgggaaatagatggggaaacagtggaaacagtgtcagactttatttttgggggctccaaaatcactgcagatggtgactgcagccatgaaattaaaagacacttactccttggaagaaaacttatgaccaatctagatatcatattgaaaagcagagacattactttgccaactaaggtccatctagtcaaggctatggtttttccagtggtcatgtatggatgtgagagttggactgtgaagaaagctgagcgccgaagaattgatgcttttgaactgtggtgttggagaagactcttgagagtcccttggactgtaaagagatccaaccagtccattctgaaggagatcaaccctgggatttctttggaaggaatgatgctgaagctgaagctccagtactttggccatctcatgcgaagagttgactcattggaaaagactctgatgctgggagggattgggggcaggaggagaagcggacgaccgaggatgagatggctggatggcatcagtgacttgatgtatgtgagtctgagtgaactccaggagttggtgatggacagtgaggcctggcgtgctgcgattcatggggtcgcaaagagtcggacacgactgagcgactgaactgaactgataataggctccaggttcatccgcctcattagaactgactcagatgcattcatttttatagctgagtaatattccattgtgtatatataccacaacttccttattaATTCATCTTTgatgatggacacctaggttgctcccatgtcttagctattgtaaacagtgctgcaatgaagactggggtacatgtgtctctttcaattctggtttccttggggaGCATACCCAGCAGTGATATTGCTGGATCTTATGGCacttctattcccagttttttaaggaatttccatactgttctccatagtgactgtatcagtttgcattcccaccaacagtgtaagagggttcccttttctccataccttctccagcatttttgtttgtagtctttttgatgatggccattctgaccagtgtgagatgatacctcattgtagttttgatttgcatttttctaataatgtatACTCTGTACTATTTTATATACTCTGTACAAGGATAATATTTTTTGTaataatataacatttttttccatttaaactgAAATCATTCTTATATATCTTAAAAGAATCCTCACTGTATTCATAGTTGGATTCTTGCAGTGATAGTCGTCAAGTGGCTTTTCCCACATATTACTATGCTACCACCCTGGCAATGGTTTTTCCTTGTAGTTATTTAGCTggctgtctctctcctctctcctttcttctctcctctatcCCCTGCCACCTCATTACTTTCAGCTTATTTTCTCAGTGGTGATGAGACAGATTTTACACTGATTAGATCAAAGCAAAAGCTAGATTCCTCCTTGTGCTCAACATGAACTACAAATAGATATCTACACTAGTGCACTGGGGAAGGCGGTGGTATTTCTGAACCCCCTTATATAATAGGATATACaaatataatcaattttaaaatatcatttctgtGAATAAACAACAGCAATCCATGCCCTACAAGCATCAATCCTAAAAGCAATGGTTTCTTCGTCCTGCAGTCTTTGTCAAATTTTCAAAGCTATCTTGACTTGGAGAGTCTTTGATAGAATTAAATagcataaataagtttatttcttcTCCCAGGCAGGGACTTTTTTCCTAGCTTTTATAAAGCTTGTAAAAACAATGTCCAAATTCtaaattattcattaaatatgattctgtttcttcctttaaaatcaACAGTTCTGAACTTTGTCTAAATTTTTAAGTGTTAGCTCACAGCCTGGACTAGACAAAGGACTAGTAAATGCCTTTTAATAGGGAGGGAAAGCAATTCAACTGAAAAATTATTCAGCATAGTGTTGGATTTAATGGGGAAAACATAGGAATTACTTCAATATTCAAAATGAGGACACTCTTAAAAATATTCCAGTTCTGTACATGGAACTTTCTCCATGATAGATCACAagctaggccacaaaacaagtctcaaaaatcatctgggaaatgcaaaaacataatgagatatcacctcacagctATCAGAATGTCTAccatcagaaagacaaaaaataacaagtgttggcaaggatatggataAGAGAACCTTCatgcaccattggtgggaatcTAAATTGGTGCAACTACAATGGTTCTTCAaaaaggctcagatggtaaagcatctgcctacaatgcgggagacccaggttcgatccctgggttggaaagatcccctggagaaggaaatggcaccccactccagtgttcttgcttggagaatcccagggacgggggagcctagtgggctggtgtctgtggggtcacacagagtcggacatgactgaagcgacttagcagcagcagcagcaacacagtgcgggagacttgggttcgatccctgggttgggaagatcccctggagaaggaaatggcaccccactccagtattcttgcctggaaaattccatggagggaggagcctggtaggctacagtccatggggttgcaaagagtcggacacgactgagcaacttcacttttactttcaccatataatccagcaattctactcatgatcatttatccaaagaaagcaATTCAAAAGGTATGTGTGCCCCAACCTTACCTACAATACATTTAtaatccatcaacagatgactggctAAAGATgtgatacagacacacacatatttatatatataatggagtattatttgaccataaaaatgaaattttgccatttttcaaCAATATAATGGACCTTGAGGGTTttgtgctcagtgaaataagtcagagaaagataaatactatatgtTTCATTTAtacatagaatctaaaatataacacaaataaaCATAACAACACAGAAACTTCATAGATATAGAtgacaaattagtggttaccaaaggagacagaggtgggggATAGGCACACAGGTGAAGGAAATTGAGACATGCAAACTACTaggtacaaaataaaaaagttacaaAGATGTAATGTACAACCTAGCATGTAGAGTcactatttataatttttatgatgcATAATTTATATTGATAAAAATATCAAGTTACTATGTATTTTGCACTATGGTGTACACCCacaactaatataatattgcaagTCATTTATATTTCCAAGAAAAGTCCAGTCTTGTAAAATGGTGAGGTTTAGAATAAAACTGAAGAGGCTTAGATCCTTAAGTATCTTCACAATATATTGAAAGGCAAATTATGGGATAAAATATGTCCATAATTGTTAAAACTGCTTATAGATGGATCatgaaaaattgtaaatatatagGAAATAAATGTATGAGGTGGTTCTTATGTATATTTTGATGtgctttatctcatttttaaatgcacttttaaatgaagtaacaaaaatgtacaaatcattttcatttcacaaaacttaaaaaaaaatactttggccaATTTAAGAAGCTGAGCAGGGGTATGTGCACTCTCCTACACTACCAGTTGATACAGGCTTTAAGAGCGAAATGTGggcaaaagaccaaaaaaaaaaaaaacttgacatGTCCATATTATTCAAACCACAATTCAAATAGTaaggaatagaaaataataaaatatttcaagacaTTCAGGTACAAAGGTGCTCATCATAGAACTGATCTTACAAGtaaaatttcagaattattttaaacttaGCCCAAGGAAGCTTGGTTGTAGAAATTATAGCTCATCTCTGTGAATGCATATTATATAACAAGAGAACAAAAGGAgaacatttatttagaaatatggtcCCAGAGAATTATTACagtaaaaataactttcaatGAAAACacgcatattttatttaaaatataaagttatgTAGATGTctatttgtggtgctggagaagactcttgagagtcccttggactacaaggagattaaacaagtcatcctaaaggaaatcaaacctgaacatccattggaaggactgatgctgaagctgaagttccaatactctggccacctgattcgaagagatgactcattgggaaagaccctgatgctgggaaagactgaaggaaaaagcagaagggggcagcagaggatgaggtggttagcatcattgactcaattgacatgaatttgagcaactctgggagatgatggagaacagaggagacagtggtgctacagtccatggggtcacaaagagttggacacaacttagtgactgaacaacaacatacagatatttatgtatttaaaatgtattttgtcaAGCAGTGGTATTAGGAGTGACTTTTGCTATATAGACAAAAATACTTTCTACTATAATCGTGTACAGACAGTATAAAAtatgcttaaaataaaaacaaaaaacctcctgTTTCCCTgataaaatattgagaaaatacagaaatgattGCAATACCAACTGCAGAAAATAATATAAGTAATCTAGGTCCCTTACAATATTTGGTGCatcttacaaatataaaatactatcTTTACAGATGATCATTTACTAATGCACTTCCCCACCAAACTGTCTGAATAGTTTGATACTTAAATTTTTCTCTCTGCAATATTTGTTTAGGAAATGATCTGGAAAGTGAGCAAGATGTGTGTACTACAATTCACTTGATAGCTTTGTATGAGGAAAAATGAGCAACAACCTAGAAGTGCAACAATGAGGAAACAGTTAAAACATGTATAAACACGAACGCAGAGATAGACATGGAAACTTGTACgcttcataatttttttccttcaatgaagctgaataatttttctgaccaaaggagaaagggcagtaaactattatatatgtaCCTACTTAttattaattcaataaaatattaacaaccagaaataatattttaaaattatctttaatgaAATGAAGTTAAAGAGTATTGTgtgtataaacatacacacacatatttaggtGTCAAAAAGCAAGTATAAAAACAATATGTACATTATGATACACATACACGACAAATGAATCAGAAAAATACTAGAGAGATACAGCCTAATATGTTTCATGTACTTCACAGCAGCTATTAGATAGATGCAGAAGAAAATGATTCAGGGAGGTTATTAGGACTGATTACttgtgaaattaattttcttctgttGACTTGTctgctgtgtgattttttttttccctacaatgAAGCTGGATTATTTTTCTGAGAATGAAGAAAAGAGCAGAAAGTGGGCTCAGGGAAAGGAGGTGATAAACAGTATTTAAATTCAGCATAACAACCATCAAGTGGGCCAAGACACAGGCACATgcatgtgcgcgcacacacacacacacacacacacacacacacacacacacacacaccaattacAGTGACCAGGAGACTATGCAAGGGAAATGGGCATACTATTTTTACTAGTTGAGGTGGCTGGcatgaatgtaaattggtacaatgcTTATGAAGGGGCCATTGGGCAACACAAAGGAACAGTCTTTAAAATGTCCACATGTGGATCCTGCAAGCCCACAATTAAGAACATCCTGTACGCTAGCAAAGATTTGGCTTGACAAGGAAGAATTCACTCATCAGAGTATACACAGTGCTGGGTTTCAACACAGGGAAAGAACTAGGCACCACCTGAATGTCCAACAATGCGGCAATGATTACAGAAATGTTAGGGTCCATAGATACACTCTGCAGGCACAGAAGATGACCTTTCTCAAGCCTGTTGAATATCATGGAAAGTTCAATGGGTTGACGTTTGtttggttttagtttttgaaaaagcAGGTTAAGAAACACCACATACATGAACCATTCTATAACACTGTGTTAAAAGGGAAGgtggggtggaggagaagggtgagagagagagaaggagagaagagagccTGAAAAACAGCACACCAAAATGGTAAAAGTGGTTGTCTCCGGGTAGTAGGGTCATGGGGAGCAATTACTCTCTTGGTTTTCCCTCATCTGATTTCCTTCTTCCTGATGTTTCTATCATGACATTGCATCACCTGTGCAATAAACAAAGAGAGAAAGTGCTTTTTAAACCAAACCACAAGGAGAAGAGGCAGCCTTTAACTATCAAGTGGCACAGATTAGCAAGATTATTCACAACACCCAACGTGGGTGtggcgggaggggaggagagggaagggggaagtcgacagagagagagagagacagagagagagagtgagggacACACAGGAAGGCAcaggtggagggaaggaaggaggaaagaaggggtgAGAGAGAGACCTGCACTCCCAATACAATACACTGCTGGTGGGTTGGGGGAAAAAGGGTGGGGGGTTTGTAAACCGGGTGGGAGCCAAGGTTTGGCTCTGCTGGCTGGCTCGCTCCTGGGATGTTTTCATCGCAAGGTGGCCTCCTCATCGGTGTCTTCCTCAAAATCCTTGACGTCAGCACTGGTGGACTGCCTGGCCCAGGCTCCCCTTTCGGCCTCTCGTTCTTTATGCGACTTGAATCTCCCAACGAAAATTTTGCGGTAGTTCAGGAACATGCCATTCATCGCATCTATGGCCCGCTCGGCGGACTCCTGCTTCTGGAAGTGCACGAACCCATAGCCCTTGGGCCCCTTTTCGTCGCAGGCCACTTTGCAGGACAGGATGTTACCGAACGCAGAGAAGATGTTGTACAGAGCCTTGTTGTCGATGGTCTTGCCCAGGTTCTTGATGAAGACGTTGCCCACTCCGCTCTTGCGGAGCGAGGGGTCCCGCTGGGACCACATGATGCGCACCGGCCTGCCCTTGATGACATCAAAGTTCAGGGTCTCCAGGGCCCGCTTGGCGTCCACCGGTTGCTGGTAGTTGACATACGCATAGCCCAACGAGCGGCGGGTGATCTTGTCCCTGCAAATGCGGATGGAGAGGATGGGCCCGGCCGGGCTGAACTTCTCGTACAGCATTGCCTCCGTCACCTCAGGGTGCAGGTCGCCCACGTACAGCGAGGCCATAGGAAAGTCCGGGTTCCCCTCGGAGCCCCCGCCGGTTTCCGCATCTGCATCTGCGGCggcagcagccgccgccgccgccgccgctaccGCTGCCTCCACCTCCGCAGCGGCATCCTCATCCGCCTCCCCCAAGGCGGGCGCCGCAGCCTctgctgcggcggcggcggcttcGGCCTCGCTGGCCTCCACCACCGCCACGGCCGCCGCCGCCAGTGCAgcctccgcctcctcctccgCCAGGGCTGCCACCGCCTCCCCCAGGGTGGCCTCCGCCACTGCCTCCTCTACTGAGGCCTCGGCCTCCACTTCTGCTTCCGCCTCCGCCACGGAGGCCTCTGCCACCGCCTCTGCCACGGTCGCCGCCGCAGCCTCCGCCGCCGCTGCAGCCGCCGCCACTGTCACCGCTGTCGCCACGGTCGCCGGTGCCACCGGGCCGCTGCCGCGACCTCCCTTCCCGCGAGCCTGCGCGGGGGAGTGAGAGGCTGGAGAGGGCTGGAGGGCAGGTGGGCGCCGGAACCCGGGCCGGGGGCGCGAGCTGGGGCGGAGGACCCCGGGCCAGCCGATCCAGCGAGTCCCAGTCACCTGGGATGGCTAGCGCTGCCAGGAGCGCGCCGGCGCGAGTCACCGCAGCCTGCAGCCCGCAGcccgctgctgccgccgccgctcgGTCGTGGGTTAGCGTGCGGGGCGCCGGCGGGCGGcgtgtggtggggggcggggggtgttgGCGTCTGTGGTCCGGGCAGCTGGGAAGGCTTCTGTCTCTTTGGTTCCCCCTGTGGCTGCTGCGGGGCTTCGGGGCAGCGGGCGGTGGGAGGGGGCGGGAGCTTGGTGTTGGCGGGAAGAAGTGTGGGTTCTCAGCCTCTCGATCAACTGGATGTGTAAGAAGAGGAAGATGGGGAAAGGGTTCCATGTGGACCAAGGGAATCTGACATAGATTTAGGGAGTTTTGTTTTATCCTTCCTCTCCCCAGAGAACATTTAAATGATTAAATCAAGCACCTTGCAAGAGAAGGTGGGCGACATTGAGAAAACATTTGCCTGGCCTAAACAAAGCGAAGCAAAAATGGTTTTCTCGAGTTAAGGGGTTGGGTCTTCCCCACCTCAACGCACACACACTCCCAAACATTACCACCACCAAGGCAACAACTCCTACTCTGAATTGGAGCTGGGGCTAATGGGACACTCTCCCCTTCCAGCCCTGCAG
The nucleotide sequence above comes from Capricornis sumatraensis isolate serow.1 chromosome X, serow.2, whole genome shotgun sequence. Encoded proteins:
- the PABPC1L2B gene encoding polyadenylate-binding protein 1-like 2, producing the protein MASLYVGDLHPEVTEAMLYEKFSPAGPILSIRICRDKITRRSLGYAYVNYQQPVDAKRALETLNFDVIKGRPVRIMWSQRDPSLRKSGVGNVFIKNLGKTIDNKALYNIFSAFGNILSCKVACDEKGPKGYGFVHFQKQESAERAIDAMNGMFLNYRKIFVGRFKSHKEREAERGAWARQSTSADVKDFEEDTDEEATLR